One window from the genome of Deinococcus apachensis DSM 19763 encodes:
- the rpmG gene encoding 50S ribosomal protein L33 has translation MAKDGPRIIVKMESTAGTGFYYTTTKNRRNTQAKMELRKYDPVAKKHVVFKEKKV, from the coding sequence ATGGCGAAGGACGGACCGCGCATCATCGTGAAGATGGAAAGCACCGCTGGCACGGGCTTCTACTACACGACCACCAAGAACCGCCGCAACACGCAGGCCAAGATGGAACTGCGGAAGTACGACCCCGTGGCGAAAAAGCACGTCGTGTTCAAGGAGAAGAAGGTCTGA
- the secE gene encoding preprotein translocase subunit SecE, translated as MNLIQYLRDSRAELARVTWPTRQGVIEGTQAVLIFVIALTLIVFLMDTVFSALIRAVLP; from the coding sequence ATGAATCTGATTCAGTACTTGCGGGACTCGCGTGCGGAACTCGCGCGTGTCACCTGGCCGACGCGCCAGGGGGTCATCGAGGGCACGCAGGCGGTGCTGATCTTCGTGATCGCCCTGACCCTGATCGTGTTCCTGATGGACACCGTGTTCAGCGCGTTGATCCGGGCGGTACTCCCGTGA
- the nusG gene encoding transcription termination/antitermination protein NusG, producing MSIEWYAVHTYVGQEDRVEQHLMERARKLGMLHTKIFQVLQPTEEAVELREGGKKETVRRKLFPGYVFVQMDVEDDDAPGELGESWEVVRGTNGVTGFVGTATRPVPLSPEEVQRLLASVGVAAQPQEEAPTRVKVDLKPGDMVRVTGGPFADFSGVVSEINAPQAKVKVLVSIFGRETPVELDFAQVSK from the coding sequence GTGAGCATCGAGTGGTACGCCGTCCACACCTATGTGGGCCAGGAAGACCGCGTGGAGCAGCACCTGATGGAGCGTGCCCGCAAACTGGGCATGCTCCACACCAAGATCTTCCAGGTGCTGCAGCCTACCGAAGAAGCGGTCGAACTGCGTGAGGGCGGCAAAAAGGAAACCGTTCGCCGCAAGCTCTTCCCGGGCTACGTCTTCGTGCAGATGGATGTCGAGGACGACGACGCCCCGGGTGAACTGGGTGAGTCCTGGGAAGTTGTGCGCGGCACAAACGGCGTGACGGGTTTCGTGGGCACGGCCACCCGCCCGGTGCCCCTTTCCCCCGAGGAGGTGCAGCGCCTGCTCGCTTCGGTGGGCGTGGCCGCCCAGCCCCAGGAAGAGGCGCCGACCCGCGTCAAGGTGGACCTCAAGCCCGGCGACATGGTCCGGGTGACGGGTGGCCCCTTTGCCGACTTCAGCGGTGTGGTGAGCGAGATTAACGCCCCGCAGGCCAAGGTCAAGGTGCTCGTCAG